The Vicia villosa cultivar HV-30 ecotype Madison, WI unplaced genomic scaffold, Vvil1.0 ctg.000015F_1_1_1, whole genome shotgun sequence genome has a window encoding:
- the LOC131621932 gene encoding bifunctional 3-dehydroquinate dehydratase/shikimate dehydrogenase, chloroplastic isoform X1 has translation MAKNATLICVPIMGETIEKMAVDIQKAKLNGADLVEIRLDSLTTFNPHQDLKTFIQQHNSLPLLFTYRPNWEGGKYDGDEKPRLDALRLAMELGADYIDIELKVAHEFYDSIRGKTFNKTKVIVSSHNYQYTPSVEDLGDLVARIQATGADIVKIATTAVEITDVARMLQIMVHSQVSHVPFIGLVMGDRGLISRVLCAKFGGYLTFGTLESGVVSAPGQPTLKDLLHLYNFKQLRPETKVYGIIGKPVSHSKSPKLFNEAFKTVGFDGVFVFLLVDDLANFLRTYSSTDFVGFSVTIPHKESALKCCDEVDPVAKSIGAVNCIVRRPTDGKLIGYNTDYVGAISAIEDGLRGKHESSGTAVSPLAGKLFVVIGAGGAGKALAYGAKEKGARIVIANRTYDRARELADIIGGDALALSDLDSYHPEDGMILANTTSIGMQPKVDETPISKHALKFYSLVFDAVYTPKITRLLKEAEESGVTIVEGTEMFLGQAYEQYEKYTGLPAPKQLFRKIMENY, from the exons ATGGCGAAGAATGCAACATTAATCTGCGTCCCTATAATGGGCGAAACCATCGAAAAAATGGCCGTTGATATTCAAAAAGCCAAACTCAATGGAGCAGACCTTGTTGAAATTCGGTTGGATTCTCTCACCACTTTCAATCCTCATCAAGATCTTAAAACTTTCATTCAGCAACACAATTCCTTGCCCTTGCTGTTCACTTACAG GCCGAATTGGGAAGGTGGTAAGTATGATGGTGATGAAAAACCACGGTTGGATGCATTACGGTTAGCCATGGAATTGGGGGCTGATTACATTGATATTGAACTTAAG GTTGCTCACGAGTTCTATGACTCTATACGTGGGAAGACGTTCAACAAAACCAAAGTCATTGTTTCATCTCACAACTATCAGTATACTCCGTCAGTTGAGGATCTTGGCGACCTTGTGGCAAGAATACAAGCAACTGGGGCAGACATAGTAAAGATTGCAACGACTGCTGTGGAGATCACTGATGTGGCACGTATGTTACAAATTATGGTGCATTCTCAAGTAAGTCAT GTTCCATTCATCGGACTTGTTATGGGCGACAGGGGATTGATTTCACGTGTACTTTGTGCAAAGTTTGGCGGGTATCTCACTTTTGGTACACTCGAGTCAGGGGTAGTTTCAGCTCCTGGTCAACCTACACTTAAGGATCTGTTGCATCTATACAATTTCAAACAACTGAGACCTGAGACAAAAGTATATGGGATTATTGGGAAGCCTGTTAGTCACAGTAAATCACCCAAATTGTTTAACGAAGCCTTCAAGACAGTTGGTTTTGATGgagtttttgtatttttattggtGGATGACCTTGCCAATTTTCTCAGGACTTACTCATCAACAGATTTTGTGGGATTCAG tgTTACCATTCCTCACAAGGAGTCCGCCCTTAAGTGCTGCGATGAGGTTGATCCAGTGGCTAAG TCAATAGGAGCTGTAAACTGCATTGTAAGAAGACCAACAGATGGGAAGTTGATTGGGTATAACACTGATTATGTTGGTGCTATTTCTGCTATTGAGGATGGTCTACGAG GTAAACACGAAAGCAGTGGTACAGCTGTTTCGCCGTTAGCTGGTAAGCTGTTTGTTGTTATTGGTGCTGGTGGTGCCGGTAAGGCACTTGCTTATGGTGCAAAAGAGAAAGGAGCAAGGATTGTGATTGCAAACCGCACCTATG atCGTGCGAGAGAACTTGCTGATATAATTGGTGGAGATGCTTTAGCCCTCAGTGATTTAGATAGTTACCATCCAGAGGATGGCATGATTCTTGCAAACACAACATCTATTGGAATGCAACCAAAAGTTGATGAAACACCTATTTCTAAG CATGCATTGAAATTTTACTCGCTGGTATTTGATGCTGTCTACACGCCAAAAATTACTAGACTCTTGAAGGAAGCAGAAGAATCAGGAGTCACTATTGTAGAAGGAACGGAGATGTTTCTTGGACAAGCATATGAGCAGTACGAGAAGTATACTGGATTGCCAG CACCAAAACAACTCTTCAGAAAAATTATGGAAAACTACTAA
- the LOC131621932 gene encoding bifunctional 3-dehydroquinate dehydratase/shikimate dehydrogenase, chloroplastic isoform X2 translates to MAKNATLICVPIMGETIEKMAVDIQKAKLNGADLVEIRLDSLTTFNPHQDLKTFIQQHNSLPLLFTYRPNWEGGKYDGDEKPRLDALRLAMELGADYIDIELKVAHEFYDSIRGKTFNKTKVIVSSHNYQYTPSVEDLGDLVARIQATGADIVKIATTAVEITDVARMLQIMVHSQVPFIGLVMGDRGLISRVLCAKFGGYLTFGTLESGVVSAPGQPTLKDLLHLYNFKQLRPETKVYGIIGKPVSHSKSPKLFNEAFKTVGFDGVFVFLLVDDLANFLRTYSSTDFVGFSVTIPHKESALKCCDEVDPVAKSIGAVNCIVRRPTDGKLIGYNTDYVGAISAIEDGLRGKHESSGTAVSPLAGKLFVVIGAGGAGKALAYGAKEKGARIVIANRTYDRARELADIIGGDALALSDLDSYHPEDGMILANTTSIGMQPKVDETPISKHALKFYSLVFDAVYTPKITRLLKEAEESGVTIVEGTEMFLGQAYEQYEKYTGLPAPKQLFRKIMENY, encoded by the exons ATGGCGAAGAATGCAACATTAATCTGCGTCCCTATAATGGGCGAAACCATCGAAAAAATGGCCGTTGATATTCAAAAAGCCAAACTCAATGGAGCAGACCTTGTTGAAATTCGGTTGGATTCTCTCACCACTTTCAATCCTCATCAAGATCTTAAAACTTTCATTCAGCAACACAATTCCTTGCCCTTGCTGTTCACTTACAG GCCGAATTGGGAAGGTGGTAAGTATGATGGTGATGAAAAACCACGGTTGGATGCATTACGGTTAGCCATGGAATTGGGGGCTGATTACATTGATATTGAACTTAAG GTTGCTCACGAGTTCTATGACTCTATACGTGGGAAGACGTTCAACAAAACCAAAGTCATTGTTTCATCTCACAACTATCAGTATACTCCGTCAGTTGAGGATCTTGGCGACCTTGTGGCAAGAATACAAGCAACTGGGGCAGACATAGTAAAGATTGCAACGACTGCTGTGGAGATCACTGATGTGGCACGTATGTTACAAATTATGGTGCATTCTCAA GTTCCATTCATCGGACTTGTTATGGGCGACAGGGGATTGATTTCACGTGTACTTTGTGCAAAGTTTGGCGGGTATCTCACTTTTGGTACACTCGAGTCAGGGGTAGTTTCAGCTCCTGGTCAACCTACACTTAAGGATCTGTTGCATCTATACAATTTCAAACAACTGAGACCTGAGACAAAAGTATATGGGATTATTGGGAAGCCTGTTAGTCACAGTAAATCACCCAAATTGTTTAACGAAGCCTTCAAGACAGTTGGTTTTGATGgagtttttgtatttttattggtGGATGACCTTGCCAATTTTCTCAGGACTTACTCATCAACAGATTTTGTGGGATTCAG tgTTACCATTCCTCACAAGGAGTCCGCCCTTAAGTGCTGCGATGAGGTTGATCCAGTGGCTAAG TCAATAGGAGCTGTAAACTGCATTGTAAGAAGACCAACAGATGGGAAGTTGATTGGGTATAACACTGATTATGTTGGTGCTATTTCTGCTATTGAGGATGGTCTACGAG GTAAACACGAAAGCAGTGGTACAGCTGTTTCGCCGTTAGCTGGTAAGCTGTTTGTTGTTATTGGTGCTGGTGGTGCCGGTAAGGCACTTGCTTATGGTGCAAAAGAGAAAGGAGCAAGGATTGTGATTGCAAACCGCACCTATG atCGTGCGAGAGAACTTGCTGATATAATTGGTGGAGATGCTTTAGCCCTCAGTGATTTAGATAGTTACCATCCAGAGGATGGCATGATTCTTGCAAACACAACATCTATTGGAATGCAACCAAAAGTTGATGAAACACCTATTTCTAAG CATGCATTGAAATTTTACTCGCTGGTATTTGATGCTGTCTACACGCCAAAAATTACTAGACTCTTGAAGGAAGCAGAAGAATCAGGAGTCACTATTGTAGAAGGAACGGAGATGTTTCTTGGACAAGCATATGAGCAGTACGAGAAGTATACTGGATTGCCAG CACCAAAACAACTCTTCAGAAAAATTATGGAAAACTACTAA